In Acidobacteriota bacterium, the genomic window CGCCAGAGACGACAGCGAAAGGTTCACCGAGCCGTTCTCGAAGCCATCGCCGTCCGCCGAAGAACCGTCGCCGATCGACTGGCGCCAGCCGGCGGTTCCAGGACGCACCAGGAACGCCTCCACCTGGCGGTGCGGCAAGGTCAGCGACTCGCCGGTGGGGTCGAGCGCCGTCGCCGGCAAGCTCGACACCGAACCCTCCCAGCCCGGCGACGGGAGGACCGTCACCGCACCGGTGGAAAGATCCGCCACCCCCCAGGAGGCCAGCGCCGGCATCCCGCCGGCGGGCTCGTAGGTGATCCGGCCGTCGCCGTCCGAGTCGCTCAAGGTCTCCGAGTAGGTCGTCAGCACACGGTTGTAGCCGTCTCGGCCCTTGCCGACTCCGAAGACCCAGAGCTCCGAGTCTGCCGGGACCCGGGCGATCGTCAGGGACTTCGGTCCCGAAACCAGCTCCAGGCCCGATAGTGAGCCACCCAAGAACAACAGCCCCGACACCGCCAACATCAACGCTCGATGCATCACGTTCAACCTCCCAAGAAATGCCCTCGTCCTTCTAGGACAACGTAAAACTCGATTCAGTTCCTTGCCAAATCTCTAAAGCAAGCGCCATGCCGTGGAGGCCATCGCCGTTTGACGGGCGTTTTTGGCGATCAGGCCCGAAAAAGATGTCCGGAAGACGTCCGGAAGATGTCCGGAAATCTCGAAGAGGGCGGCGGCCTGCCCGCGGGCCTATGCAGGTTGCGGAGGCTTTCCAGGGAACGCGCCAGCAGCTCGAGGGAGTCGGCCGCGCGCTCGGCAAAGGCAGCGCGAGTGATATCGCAAGGCTCACCCTGCGGGTCCATTCGGCGCAGCAGACGGCAGAGGTACCGCAGGTCGCTGGCCACGGCGGCAAGCTCCGGGGCGAGGGAGCGGTCGACGCTCGGTGGCGTGGGCTGGCAGACGAGGCGCTCGTGGAGCGCCTCGCCCAGCCAGCGCAGGGCAGAGCGCGTTTCGGCGTCCGCCACCAAGGCGAGGGCCGTTTCTCGCAGAACCGATTCCGGCACGGGAGATCGCAAGCTCACGACACGTTCGCCTGCGAGGGATGGTCCGGCGACTGGCGCGACAGGCGCTCGGCGAGGGCGAGCTCGACCTCGGTCAAGCCCCGTACCCGAGGGTTAGTGAGGACCACCCACACCGTGTTGAGGACCACCGCCATCGCCGGGAAGGAACCCGCTGCCTGCAGAATGCCGGTGATGAACGCCGCAAAGCCAAGGGCTGCTTCCGAGCTGTCGAGCACGAAGGGCCGCACCAGGCTGCGGTTGTCATCCGCCAGGCGCCAGCCCGCAAAGGCCTCGGAACGCTCGCGCAGGGCGGCATCCCCCAGTCGCGGCAGGGTGATCGCGGGGCCTGGGGCGGATTTCTTGCCCGGGGAAAGGAGCGCCGCCCGGCCTTGAGCCAGGGTCTTCTGGATACGCTCCGGCTTCAGGTGGCCGGGCAGGTCGCCCGGGCCGGGAAAGCCGGCGAGGCCGCTCTCCCAAAGGAGTTGGTAGTAGGCCGCCGGTTCAAGATCTAGAGATGTTGAGACCGAAGATTGTCCTTTCGTCATCGGAGACCTCCCAATAGTCAAGTCGGGACTTCGCGAGACTGCGAACCGCGACAGAAGAACGTTACATTGACTTCGGAAACACAATAGATTTAAAGGGGAATTTTGTCAAGAATTCTAGACTTCTAGTAGACTTAAACAAAGGAACCAGGAACGCAGGAAGTCTCAATAAAGACTTGGCGAGAGTCGATTCGCTGCCTCTTTCGCCTGAT contains:
- a CDS encoding 4a-hydroxytetrahydrobiopterin dehydratase, which produces MTKGQSSVSTSLDLEPAAYYQLLWESGLAGFPGPGDLPGHLKPERIQKTLAQGRAALLSPGKKSAPGPAITLPRLGDAALRERSEAFAGWRLADDNRSLVRPFVLDSSEAALGFAAFITGILQAAGSFPAMAVVLNTVWVVLTNPRVRGLTEVELALAERLSRQSPDHPSQANVS